The following proteins come from a genomic window of Megalobrama amblycephala isolate DHTTF-2021 linkage group LG1, ASM1881202v1, whole genome shotgun sequence:
- the srebf1 gene encoding sterol regulatory element-binding protein 1: MNLSFDDPSLDNLDSSLSLHDPSDIDTALLSDIDDMLQLINNQDMEFGGLFDHTSFPAPAAPTQELSALPHSSPSSPPPTSSTPTNTSSILSSSPHLDALLGPPITRSSSIPDKVFHPPTFQQSPLAQVTSTPAKPATLQTTQPKAQPAPSPSLHPSTPAAQSQPTTAVKSPTAFGTTQQVLFSSPTPQPPQQQQPVVTYPIQNGYTAVTQQSSPQPIPNLPASPQNVQPMAIQAQVHSLSTSPILTTSSSPPTQTISPQVQQVPVLLQPQFIKADSLLLTTLKPDVSMVTTVATPCITSLATSTAPVQNTSLQALMSGGTILTTVPLMVDTEKLPINRIAISGKPGGQPHKGEKRTAHNAIEKRYRSSINDKIIELKDLVAGTEAKLNKSAVLRKAIDYIRYLQQSNQKLKQENMALKMSIQKNKSLKDLVTMEVDVKPEIPTPPASDVGSPQSSGAYSHHGSDSEPDSPMVEDSKPVVERAGGMLDRSRMALCAFTMLFLSFNPLASLLCGGWSSSGASVSGHTGRSMLAMQETAESWGWMDWMLPTLLVWLLNGVLVAGVLIRLLVYGEPVTRPHSESSVLFWRHRKQADLDLARGDFAQASQNLWTCLKALGRPLPTSQLDLTCAVLWSALRLCLQRLWVGRWLASRAGALRSNRPLQEDARKSCRDAALVYHRLHQLHMTGKLGGSHLSAIHMALSALNLAECAGDCLPVATLAEIYVSAALRVKTSLPRLLHFTTRVFLSSARQACLSPSGSVPPAMQWLCHPLGHRFFVDEDWSIRSTPKESIYSQAGNSVDPLAQVTQAFREHLLEKALYCVAQPRGDKTLTDGDGEYSDALEYLQLLTSASDAAGATTQSFAIGSNMATVTGCDPHSKWWSSVAVVIINWLQGDDVAAERLYPAVEHLPRSLQSAESPLPKACLNTFKAVRSLLAKPENYQLSLSYCEKASGLFRDSLNLGPHCTTNTLDKLVQLLLCDLLLVTRTNVWREQQAASQQSSPTAASPAELQGFQQDLSSLRKLAQSFRPAMRRLFLHEATARLMAGASPTRTHQLLDRSLRRRATPGSRTEECEMRPGQREQAEAVMLACRYLPPSFLSAPGQRVGMLVDAARTLEKLGDKRTLHDCQQMIIKLGSGTTVTST, from the exons ATGAATCTGTCTTTTGACGACCCGTCACTGGACAACTTGGACTCCAGTTTGTCTTTACATGATCCGAGTGATATTGACACGGCTCTGCTCAGTGACATCGATG ATATGCTCCAGCTTATCAACAACCAGGACATGGAGTTTGGAGGGCTGTTCGATCACACTTCATTTCCTGCTCCCGCAGCGCCCACGCAGGAGCTCTCAGCCCTGCCTCACTCCAGCCCTTCCTCTCCTCCACCCACCTCTTCTACGCCCACCAACACCTCCTCCATCCTCAGCAGCAGCCCGCACCTGGACGCCCTGCTGGGCCCCCCCATCACCCGCAGCTCCTCCATCCCGGACAAAGTGTTCCACCCTCCCACTTTCCAGCAGTCTCCTCTGGCACAGGTGACCTCCACCCCGGCCAAACCTGCCACACTGCAGACTACGCAGCCCAAAGCTCAGCCCGCTCCATCTCCCAGCCTCCACCCTTCCACCCCGGCGGCCCAGAGCCAACCTACCACGGCTGTGAAGAGCCCTACTGCGTTCGGCACCACCCAGCAGGTTCTCTTCAGCTCACCGACACCCCAACCAccgcagcagcagcagcctgTCGTCACTTACCCCATCCAAAACGGTTATACAG CTGTCACTCAGCAGAGCTCTCCTCAGCCAATCCCGAATCTCCCCGCCTCCCCACAGAATGTTCAGCCAATGGCCATTCAAGCCCAGGTGCATAGCCTCTCGACTTCACCAATCCTGACCACCTCCTCCAGCCCACCCACACAGACAATCTCCCCTCAGGTTCAGCAGGTTCCT GTTTTGTTGCAGCCGCAGTTCATTAAGGCAGACTCTCTCTTGCTCACAACTCTGAAGCCTGATGTATCTATGGTAACAACAGTAGCGACACCCTGCATCACGTCGCTGGCTACATCCACTGCCCCAGTCCAGAACACCTCACTGCAG GCGCTGATGAGTGGAGGCACCATCCTGACCACCGTTCCACTGATGGTGGACACAGAGAAACTGCCCATCAATCGCATCGCCATCAGCGGGAAACCAGGCGGACAGCCACATAAGGGCGAGAAACGCACCGCCCATAACGCCATTGAAAAACGCTACCGCTCCTCCATCAACGACAAGATTATTGAGCTCAAAGACCTGGTGGCTGGGACGGAAGCTAAG CTCAATAAGTCAGCAGTGTTGAGGAAAGCCATTGACTACATTCGCTACCTTCAGCAGTCCAACCAAAAACTAAAGCAGGAGAACATGGCACTCAAAATGTCCATCCAGAAGAACA AGTCTCTGAAGGACCTTGTGACCATGGAGGTGGACGTGAAACCAGAAATCCCCACCCCTCCAGCATCAGATGTCGGCTCGCCTCAATCCAGCGGCGCCTACTCCCACCACGGCAGCGACTCGGAGCCGGACAGCCCAATGGTAGAAGACAGCAAG CCTGTGGTGGAGAGGGCTGGAGGAATGCTGGATCGCTCTCGCATGGCTCTGTGTGCCTTCACCATGCTCTTCTTGTCCTTTAACCCGTTGGCTTCTCTGCTGTGTGGCGGCTGGAGTAGCTCTGGGGCGTCTGTCTCTGGACACACAGGAAGGAGTATGCTGGCAATGCAGGAAACAG CTGAGTCTTGGGGTTGGATGGATTGGATGTTGCCCACTCTTCTGGTGTGGCTGTTAAACGGTGTTCTGGTTGCTGGAGTTTTGATCCGACTGCTCGTGTATGGAGAACCTGTGACCAGACCTCACTCAGAATCATCTGTCCTCTTCTGGAGACACCGCAAGCAGGCTGACCTGGATCTAGCCAgg GGAGACTTTGCTCAGGCATCTCAGAACCTCTGGACGTGTCTCAAAGCTCTTGGTCGACCTCTACCCACGTCGCAGCTGGACCTGACCTGTGCTGTGCTGTGGTCCGCCCTGCGTCTGTGTCTGCAGAGACTCTGGGTAGGCCGCTGGCTAGCCAGCCGTGCTGGAGCCCTTCGTTCCAACCGCCCCCTACAGGAAGATGCCCGCAAGAGCTGCCGTGATGCCGCTTTGGTCTACCACCGTCTACACCAACTCCACATGACCG GTAAGCTCGGAGGAAGCCACCTCTCTGCCATCCACATGGCACTGAGCGCTCTTAACCTGGCTGAGTGTGCAGGAGACTGTCTCCCTGTTGCCACACTGGCAGAAATCTATGTGTCTGCAGCCCTACGGGTTAAAACCAGCCTACCCCGTCTGCTTCACTTCACTACT AGAGTGTTCTTGAGCAGCGCTCGGCAGGCTTGTCTCTCACCAAGCGGCAGCGTCCCTCCTGCCATGCAGTGGTTGTGTCACCCTCTGGGTCATCGTTTCTTTGTGGATGAGGACTGGTCCATACGCAGCACCCCTAAAGAGAGCATCTACAGCCAGGCAGGAAACTCAG TTGACCCACTGGCTCAGGTGACGCAGGCGTTCCGGGAGCATCTGTTGGAAAAAGCCCTCTACTGTGTGGCACAGCCTCGAGGAGACAAGACCCTCACTGATGGGGACGG GGAATACTCAGACGCTCTGGAATACCTGCAGTTACTCACCAGCGCCTCAGACGCAGCAGGAGCCACGACACAGTCCTTCGCCATCGGATCAAACATGGCCACCGTCACAG GCTGTGACCCTCACTCCAAATGGTGGTCGTCAGTGGCCGTGGTGATAATTAATTGGCTCCAGGGCGATGATGTGGCAGCAGAGAGATTGTACCCAGCGGTGGAACACTTGCCCCGCAGCCTTCAGTCTGCTGA GAGTCCACTGCCCAAAGCCTGTCTGAACACTTTTAAAGCGGTGCGCTCCCTGCTGGCCAAACCTGAGAACTACCAGCTCAGCCTGAGCTACTGCGAGAAAGCCAGCGGTCTGTTCAGAGACAGCCTCAACCTCGGCCCACACTGCACCACCAACACTTTAGACAAG CTGGTGCAGTTGCTGCTGTGTGATCTGTTGTTGGTGACGCGCACTAACGTGTGGAGGGAGCAGCAGGCGGCGTCGCAGCAGAGCTCGCCGACGGCCGCCTCACCTGCAGAGCTGCAGGGCTTCCAGCAGGACCTGAGCTCCCTCCGCAAACTCGCTCAGAGCTTCAGACCGGCCATGCGCAGG ttGTTCCTGCATGAAGCCACAGCTCGGCTGATGGCGGGAGCCAGTCCAACACGCACACACCAGCTCTTGGACCGCAGTCTGCGCCGCCGCGCCACGCCTGGAAGCAGAACAG AGGAGTGCGAGATGCGTCCAGGCCAGCGCGAGCAGGCAGAGGCCGTGATGCTGGCGTGTCGCTATCTGCCCCCTTCCTTCCTGTCCGCCCCGGGCCAAAGGGTGGGCATGCTGGTCGACGCCGCCCGGACGCTGGAGAAGCTAGGCGACAAACGCACCCTCCACGACTGCCAACAGATGATCATCAAACTAGGCAGCGGAACGACCGTCACGTCCACCTAG